The sequence below is a genomic window from Terriglobales bacterium.
CGGGCGCGGGAGGCCGGAGTCGAAACATCTTGTGTTTTGGTTTTAGAACACAGCAACCATGAAACTGCTCCTAGAGCGTTGAACCAGAAATCGGTGACAGTCTCGCAGGCCTCGCTCATCAATCACTGTCCCTGACAGGGCAGACCGAGCCAGAACCGCAGTCTTGCTTCTGCGTCAGGGTAGTACTTGAATTTCAAGTTCCGTCACACGCCCATCTTGGATCGAAAATGCCCGGACCGGAGTAGTTGCGTATGGCCGAGGGCTGACGATGAAATGAATTGCTTCAGAATCGTAGGCCAGTTCGATGTCTCGTTGCGAAGGCTCGTTCGCGTCCAGCCAGTGCGGATGGGAGTGGTAGATCCCGAAGAATTCGAGCCGGCGCTCGCGACATTCCCCCATCAGACGCACGATCTCCGTGTGCGTAATCGCGTAATTCCTCACCGGATCAACCGCGACGTTCCTCGCAGGAAACGCCCGCGTGATTACGCGGTTCTGCCCCGCCAAAATTCCACAGCATTCTCGATGCGGCTGACGACGGGCATGCTC
It includes:
- a CDS encoding M67 family metallopeptidase: MNRAVRSRRKVFGQLLEHARRQPHRECCGILAGQNRVITRAFPARNVAVDPVRNYAITHTEIVRLMGECRERRLEFFGIYHSHPHWLDANEPSQRDIELAYDSEAIHFIVSPRPYATTPVRAFSIQDGRVTELEIQVLP